The Sphingobacteriales bacterium genome has a segment encoding these proteins:
- a CDS encoding T9SS type A sorting domain-containing protein — MKHFLFSLFRCFGILLFMALPRANAQLTLHISSIPANTPANASIYVAGNFNSWNPADSDYILAPQSDGSYTFTFTPALSDLEFKFTRGSWQTVEGSSGGGFLPNRTYTYNGGTATYESSIAAWEDLGGNNNNSTANAQVSIIAEDFYIPQLNRYRRIWIYLPADYTTDLNRHYPVLYMHDGQNVFDAATSFAGEWEVDETLTQMEQNGEATAIVVAIDNGGTNRLAEYTPYPHSSYGGGDGDKYIQFIVNTLKPYIDDHYRTLPQRENTALMGSSLGGLISFYAAIKYPEVFGKAGVFSPSFWFSDNIFQLADTAQHNLDTRIFMLCGGNEGDEDMVPDMQQMYQLLQSKGYGNEAQSIVKADGQHSEWFWAREFEGAFKFLFSEVALGTAISDSGEVPSFFPNPANGELYFHSPTPCEVRLFDNIGRAVWQQTLSDGDSIQLHTALPKGIYIAEMRQKYQKTTIWQKIYLR; from the coding sequence ATGAAACATTTTCTGTTTTCGTTGTTTCGGTGCTTCGGAATTTTGCTTTTTATGGCACTGCCCCGCGCCAATGCACAGCTTACACTGCATATTAGCTCCATACCTGCCAATACGCCCGCCAATGCGAGCATCTATGTAGCGGGCAATTTCAACAGCTGGAATCCCGCCGACTCCGACTATATCCTCGCACCGCAGTCGGACGGTTCTTATACGTTTACTTTCACGCCTGCACTTTCTGATTTGGAGTTTAAATTTACGCGCGGCTCTTGGCAAACAGTAGAAGGCAGCAGTGGCGGCGGCTTTTTACCCAATCGCACCTACACCTACAATGGAGGCACTGCCACCTACGAAAGCAGCATCGCCGCTTGGGAAGATTTGGGCGGCAACAACAACAATTCCACCGCCAACGCACAGGTGAGCATCATTGCCGAAGATTTTTATATCCCACAACTCAATCGCTACCGCCGCATTTGGATATACCTGCCCGCCGACTACACTACCGACCTCAATCGCCATTATCCAGTGTTGTATATGCACGATGGGCAAAATGTATTTGATGCGGCTACTTCTTTTGCCGGAGAATGGGAAGTAGATGAAACGCTGACACAAATGGAACAAAACGGCGAAGCTACCGCTATTGTGGTGGCTATTGATAATGGCGGCACAAACCGCCTCGCCGAATATACACCTTATCCGCACAGCAGCTACGGCGGCGGTGATGGTGATAAATATATTCAGTTTATCGTTAATACTTTAAAACCTTATATTGACGACCATTATCGCACCCTGCCGCAGCGCGAAAATACTGCATTGATGGGCAGTTCCTTAGGCGGTTTGATTTCTTTTTATGCCGCCATAAAATATCCCGAAGTGTTTGGTAAAGCGGGGGTTTTTTCGCCGAGTTTTTGGTTCTCCGACAATATCTTTCAACTCGCCGATACTGCTCAACACAATTTGGATACGCGGATTTTTATGCTCTGCGGCGGCAACGAAGGCGATGAGGATATGGTGCCTGATATGCAGCAGATGTACCAACTGTTGCAGAGTAAAGGCTACGGCAACGAGGCACAAAGTATTGTAAAAGCAGATGGGCAACATTCGGAGTGGTTTTGGGCGCGTGAGTTTGAAGGGGCTTTTAAATTTTTGTTCAGCGAAGTAGCTTTGGGTACTGCCATCAGCGATAGTGGCGAAGTCCCTTCTTTTTTTCCGAACCCCGCCAACGGCGAACTTTATTTTCACAGCCCCACGCCCTGTGAGGTGCGCCTTTTTGATAATATCGGCAGGGCAGTGTGGCAGCAGACCCTTTCTGACGGCGACTCCATACAACTCCATACCGCTTTGCCAAAAGGCATATATATAGCGGAAATGCGGCAGAAATACCAAAAAACAACTATCTGGCAAAAAATCTACCTTCGTTAA
- a CDS encoding peptidase C1: MKTKHLLLGASLFFLQITQAQQPATGQFIERPGGYYVNTILKDISGLQEQSQPSTPKSKKVFKAVLQPEQYPTKLDAYKQVWHNKPISQGNTGTCWCFSTTSFYESEIKRLSGKEIKLSELYPVYWEYVERARLFVQKRGEVYLGEGSETNAVAKLYKKYGAVPTEAYSGKSNDQQRFHNHEPMFAEFENYLKGIKAANAWNEAEVVATVQSILNHYMGEPPTSFTYNGKKTTPQEFLKNDLKLNMDDYVDIMSLMQVPYWTKAEYDVPDNWWDSEDYYNVPLTDFVSSVKKAIDEGYSLSIGGDVSEPGMGNEPQVAVIPTFDIPSQYIDESARQYRFTNGSTTDDHAMHVVGYTEKDGKTWFLLKDSSSGSRNCGETCSTFGYYFMHEDFVKLKMMTFTAHKDAVKTLLNKVR; this comes from the coding sequence ATGAAAACAAAACATCTTTTGCTCGGGGCTTCGCTGTTCTTTTTGCAAATAACGCAAGCCCAACAACCCGCCACCGGACAGTTTATTGAGCGTCCGGGCGGATACTACGTCAATACCATTTTGAAAGACATCTCCGGTTTGCAGGAGCAATCGCAGCCGAGTACCCCAAAATCCAAAAAAGTGTTTAAGGCGGTATTGCAACCCGAACAATATCCTACCAAATTAGACGCTTACAAACAAGTGTGGCACAACAAGCCCATTTCGCAAGGAAATACTGGCACTTGTTGGTGTTTTTCTACTACTTCTTTTTATGAAAGTGAAATAAAAAGATTGTCAGGCAAAGAAATAAAATTGTCGGAATTGTATCCTGTGTATTGGGAATATGTAGAGCGGGCACGTTTGTTTGTGCAAAAACGTGGCGAAGTGTATTTGGGCGAGGGCAGCGAAACCAACGCCGTAGCCAAATTGTACAAAAAATACGGTGCTGTTCCTACCGAAGCCTATTCGGGCAAATCCAACGACCAACAACGCTTCCACAACCACGAGCCAATGTTTGCCGAATTTGAAAACTATCTCAAAGGCATCAAAGCCGCCAATGCGTGGAACGAAGCGGAAGTAGTTGCCACAGTGCAAAGTATCCTAAATCATTATATGGGCGAACCGCCGACTTCATTTACTTACAACGGCAAAAAAACCACGCCGCAGGAGTTTTTGAAAAACGACCTCAAACTCAATATGGACGATTATGTGGATATTATGTCGCTGATGCAAGTACCCTACTGGACAAAAGCCGAATATGATGTGCCGGACAACTGGTGGGACAGCGAAGATTACTACAACGTGCCTTTAACCGATTTTGTGAGTTCAGTAAAAAAAGCCATTGACGAGGGCTATTCGCTCAGTATCGGCGGCGATGTATCGGAGCCGGGTATGGGCAATGAGCCGCAAGTAGCTGTAATTCCTACTTTTGATATTCCTTCGCAATATATAGATGAGAGTGCACGGCAGTATCGTTTTACCAACGGCAGCACCACCGACGACCACGCCATGCATGTAGTGGGCTACACCGAAAAAGACGGCAAAACGTGGTTTTTGCTCAAAGATTCCAGTTCCGGCTCGCGCAATTGCGGCGAAACCTGCTCCACTTTCGGCTATTATTTTATGCACGAAGATTTTGTAAAACTCAAAATGATGACTTTCACGGCGCACAAAGATGCCGTAAAAACATTATTGAATAAAGTGCGTTAA
- a CDS encoding sigma-70 family RNA polymerase sigma factor — MMVVCLRYTRSRADAEDVLQEGFIKVFDHLSQFRGEGSLEGWIRRIMITAALKKYQRFYYQKEINSLEDVPFEPTQSGGDVVSLLSLQELLALIQRLPDGYRMVFNLFVIEGYSHDEIAKMLHIEAGTSRSQLNKARRLLQQWILTEQKIAL; from the coding sequence ATGATGGTGGTATGCCTGCGATATACGCGCAGCCGTGCCGATGCCGAAGATGTATTGCAGGAAGGTTTTATTAAAGTTTTTGACCATTTGTCGCAATTCCGCGGCGAAGGCTCTTTAGAGGGCTGGATACGGCGCATTATGATAACGGCGGCTCTCAAAAAATATCAGAGATTTTATTACCAAAAAGAAATAAACTCTTTGGAAGATGTGCCTTTTGAACCCACACAAAGTGGCGGCGATGTGGTTTCTTTGCTCTCCCTGCAAGAGTTATTGGCTCTTATACAACGACTGCCCGATGGCTACCGTATGGTTTTTAATTTATTTGTGATAGAAGGATATTCGCACGATGAAATCGCCAAAATGCTCCACATCGAAGCCGGAACTTCGCGCTCACAACTCAATAAGGCTCGCCGCCTGCTGCAACAATGGATACTCACCGAACAAAAAATAGCTTTATGA
- a CDS encoding threonylcarbamoyl-AMP synthase encodes MINNILAQEVAAAQIVVQSGGILLYPTETVWGLGCAATNAAAIQRIYHIKGRDANKPLLVLMHSREMLLRYVGAVPPQAEALLHPDAPPTTIIYPHIRHLPHHLLAADGSLGIRMARHPFCEQLIAAIDAPLVSTSANFSGEPAAVHFADLSAALRKQVDYTVSDLSAYYEPRGLPSRIVRLSAEGNIEILRN; translated from the coding sequence ATGATAAACAATATATTGGCACAAGAAGTGGCGGCGGCGCAAATAGTAGTGCAAAGTGGCGGTATTTTGTTGTATCCCACCGAAACCGTTTGGGGTTTGGGCTGTGCTGCCACCAATGCTGCCGCTATTCAGCGTATTTATCATATCAAAGGACGTGATGCCAATAAGCCGCTATTGGTGTTGATGCACTCGCGCGAGATGCTGTTGCGATATGTGGGGGCGGTGCCGCCGCAGGCAGAGGCATTGTTGCACCCCGATGCGCCGCCTACTACTATTATATATCCGCATATTCGTCATTTGCCGCACCATCTTTTAGCGGCAGACGGTTCTTTGGGCATTCGTATGGCGCGCCACCCTTTTTGTGAGCAGCTGATAGCGGCGATTGATGCGCCTTTGGTTTCTACCTCTGCCAATTTCAGTGGCGAGCCTGCCGCCGTTCATTTCGCCGACCTCAGCGCGGCTCTCCGCAAGCAGGTGGATTATACCGTTTCGGATTTGTCGGCATATTATGAGCCGCGGGGTTTGCCTTCGCGCATCGTGCGCCTCAGTGCCGAAGGAAATATCGAAATCCTCAGAAATTGA